The nucleotide sequence TCCCTTGAGAGCACCCTGCACCTGAGGAGTCATCCCAGGAGTCCTCAAGGTCGCTGGTTTCTCGCATCTGGTCACTGATCCTCAGTTGACAATCCTCATCTGATTCCTTAACTGTTTTCAAGATAGGCTGACGATCTGCTGCCTGAGTCCTTTTTGCTCCCAGAATGCTGGTTCCCTCTTCCCCTGGGGTGTCAGGGGCCGCTGAGTTCTGGTCACAGTGCTGGGCCCAAGCAGCATCCTCCGTTGTTATGTGCGTCAGTCACTATCTGATTTCGGAGAAGGTGATCCATCGTATCATAAAAGGGACAGCGTGGTGGATCACCCATACTTGTGGCGTGGGCCACATAGACCTTTAAATATAGCGCCTTCAGGACTTTGAACTTGGAGCGGCACTGACACTCGGTGCGGCGGAAGCCTTCCTGCTGCATCCGCTTAGACGCAGTCTGGTAGACGTCTGCATTGTGATGCACGGTCTGGAGGTGCTGAATACACTGTGCCTCGCCTAGTACGGAGAAAAGCGTCCGTGTCTCCTGTCTGGACCACCGGATGCCCACACTGCTATTGGAAGGGACCGTGGTGGACTGCGAAGGAAGGCCAGCTGGAGGAGGCTCCTGGCAGCAAGGTGCCGATCTGGAGGTGTGGGGAGGCTCTGTGCGCTCTGGTCTATCTGAGGAGCCAGCCGATTCTTCCCTCTCAGGGCTCATTGCCGAGAAGCCAGGTCCGAGGACCGCATTTCTGGCTTCTGCCAAGGATCTGCTTTACTTTCGTTACTGTATTTGAAATATTCCTCATTCTACTTTGTTTTGTTGCCAGTCCAACAACCTCTTCACTTTCTGCGTGAGCGGCACAGCTGGAGTAGCTCTGTCGTCTGCATCATTGGCAACCACATC is from Orcinus orca chromosome X, mOrcOrc1.1, whole genome shotgun sequence and encodes:
- the LOC101278356 gene encoding LOW QUALITY PROTEIN: uncharacterized protein LOC101278356 (The sequence of the model RefSeq protein was modified relative to this genomic sequence to represent the inferred CDS: inserted 2 bases in 1 codon), producing MSPEREESAGSSDRPERTEPPHTSRSAPCCQEPPPAGLPSQSTTVPSNSSVGIRWSRQETRTLFSVLGEAQCIQHLQTVHHNADVYQTASKRMQQEGFRRTECQCRSKFKVLKALYLKVYVAHATSMGDPPRCPFYDTMDHLLRNQIVTDAHNXTEDAAWAQHCDQNSAAPDTPGEEGTSILGAKRTQAADRQPILKTVKESDEDCQLRISDQMRETSDLEDSWDDSSGAGCSQGTPSYSSSHRLFRGAAAPCQSSPVTRLGVSGEPSPCTSSGRNTPGVASAQQPPGSPSRVPFVSGGDGPLTSAAPPRWARRRRRSVARIIAAQSAENRRLAGELSKREEEKLDRLIAIGEEASAQQDTAKELRRDAVVAVRRSAAAEEEATGAFQLALEKLLQRLISNTRS